One stretch of Arachis duranensis cultivar V14167 chromosome 1, aradu.V14167.gnm2.J7QH, whole genome shotgun sequence DNA includes these proteins:
- the LOC107492386 gene encoding uncharacterized protein LOC107492386, giving the protein MEAGKFLGFMITQRGVEANPEKCRAVLEMTSPKNLSDIQKLTGRLTALSRFLGASAQKAIPFFKLMKKGAPFKWETECEEAFQHFKKVLAKPPILAKPQTGETLYLYLSITEEALAEALIRENEKKEQKSVYLISKVLQDAETRYSRREKLAFALLTASRRLRQYFQAHPVTIRTDQAVKQVLQNPNLAGRMLAWSIELSQFQIKFEPRNAIKAQALADFIAEITPGNSTPESWKLHVDDSSNITSGGAGVILESQNGVIIEQSRRYEFPVSNNQAEYEALLAGLTLAKEVGAKVLEVNTDSQVVSSQINRDYQTRDPLLQQYLAKVNELKERFEHVTIQHIPREQNARADLLSKLASTKPGHGNKSLIQEVIKSPSISTTTNAYLTLSNQGSWTHPILQYLINGTLLEDPKDGKRTKKEATNYTVVAGQLYKRGFSQPLLKCIEPGDTEYILRKIHEGCCGHHIRSKTLAQRVIRAGYFWPTVIQDSMLLVKNCDKCQRHANIHQVAPHQLSIISAEWPFGTWGIDLVGPLPTAPGQLRYLIVAIDYYTKWIEAKPLASITAAQCRKFLWRQVITRFGIPKIVISDNGTQFTDRKFREFLEGLHVSHRFSSVEHPQTNGQVESANKIIVKGLKKRLDAAKGLWADELGSVLWSYRTTPQSTTGETPFRLTYGVEAIIPVEIGDPSLRRTVGGNDEEAERDLIDEVRSIAHIRELALKQRISLRYNHGVIRQEFVPNDLVLRRNDVGAPTPGEGKLTPNWEGPCRIKAVIGKEAYKLERLNGKEILRTWNVANLR; this is encoded by the coding sequence ATGGAGGCAGGGAAGTTCCTCGGATTTATGATCACACAACGCGGAGTTGAAGCAAACCCAGAAAAATGTCGCGCCGTCCTTGAGATGACGAGCCCAAAAAACCTTAGCGACATCCAAAAGCTCACCGGCCGACTGACGGCGCTATCACGCTTTCTCGGAGCATCGGCTCAAAAAGCAATCCCTTTCTTCAAACTGATGAAGAAAGGAGCCCCCTTCAAATGGGAGACAGAATGTGAAGAAGCATTCCAACATTTCAAGAAAGTCCTAGCAAAACCACCAATCCTCGCCAAACCCCAAACAGGGGAGACACTCTACTTATACCTCTCCATAACGGAAGAAGCACTCGCAGAAGCACTCATCCGCGAAAATGAGAAGAAAGAACAAAAATCCGTATACCTTATAAGCAAAGTCTTGCAAGACGCAGAAACTCGCTACTCACGCCGAGAAAAGTTAGCTTTCGCACTTCTCACGGCCTCCCGACGCCTGCGACAATACTTCCAGGCCCACCCTGTGACGATCCGAACCGACCAAGCGGTCAAACAGGTACTACAAAATCCTAACCTAGCGGGAAGAATGCTGGCATGGTCCATAGAGCTATCCCAATTCCAAATTAAGTTCGAACCTCGAAACGCAATCAAAGCACAAGCCTTGGCCGATTTTATCGCCGAAATAACACCAGGAAACTCCACCCCCGAATCATGGAAGCTACATGTCGACGACTCATCAAACATCACCTCCGGAGGAGCCGGAGTCATACTCGAGAGCCAAAATGGGGTCATCATTGAACAGTCAAGACGATACGAGTTTCCGGTCTCAAATAATcaagcagaatacgaagccCTCCTGGCAGGCCTAACCCTAGCCAAAGAAGTCGGAGCAAAAGTCTTGGAAGTAAATACCGATTCACAGGTAGTCAGTTCCCAAATTAACAGAGACTACCAGACACGAGATCCCCTACTCCAACAATACCTTGCCAAGGTAAACGAACTGAAAGAAAGATTCGAACACGTTACCATACAACACATTCCCAGGGAACAAAACGCCAGGGCAGACCTACTCTCCAAACTAGCCAGTACCAAACCAGGACACGGTAACAAATCGCTAATTCAAGAAGTCATTAAGTCACCATCCATATCGACAACAACCAACGCTTATCTGACACTCTCAAACCAGGGATCATGGACCCACCCTATCCTACAATACCTCATCAACGGAACACTACTAGAAGACCCAAAAGATGGAAAACGAACAAAAAAGGAAGCCACCAACTATACAGTCGTCGCAGGACAACTATACAAACGGGGATTCTCACAACCCCTGCTCAAATGCATCGAACCCGGGGACACAGAGTACATACTCCGCAAAATTCATGAAGGTTGTTGCGGCCATCACATCAGAAGCAAAACCCTAGCACAAAGAGTCATCAGGGCGGGCTACTTCTGGCCCACGGTTATCCAAGACTCCATGCTATTAGTAAAAAACTGCGACAAATGCCAAAGGCACGCCAATATCCACCAAGTCGCCCCTCACCAGCTCAGCATCATATCGGCAGAGTGGCCATTCGGCACTTGGGGGATCGACCTCGTCGGGCCTCTCCCTACGGCACCCGGTCAACTCCGGTACCTCATCGTCGCTATAGACTATTACACCAAATGGATCGAGGCCAAACCCCTGGCCTCCATCACGGCAGCCCAGTGCAGAAAATTCCTTTGGCGACAGGTCATAACCCGGTTTGGGATCCCCAAAATCGTCATCTCGGATAAcggaacccaattcaccgatAGAAAATTCAGAGAATTCCTAGAAGGCCTGCATGTGTCCCACCGTTTTAGCTCGGTAGAACACCCCCAAACAAACGGGCAAGTGGAATctgcaaataaaataattgttaaagGACTGAAAAAGCGACTCGATGCAGCCAAGGGGCTGTGGGCCGACGAACTCGGGTCAGTTTTATGGTCGTACCGAACAACCCCCCAATCAACCACCGGAGAAACCCCTTTCCGACTAACATACGGCGTAGAGGCTATCATCCCAGTAGAGATAGGAGACCCAAGCCTAAGGAGAACGGTCGGGGGTAACGACGAAGAAGCAGAGCGAGACCTCATCGACGAGGTAAGAAGCATAGCCCACATCAGAGAGCTAGCCCTAAAACAAAGAATCAGTCTAAGGTACAACCACGGTGTCATCCGACAAGAATTCGTACCCAACGACCTCGTCCTACGACGAAACGACGTCGGAGCCCCGACCCCGGGGGAAGGAAAGCTCACCCCTAATTGGGAAGGACCTTGCAGAATCAAAGCTGTGATCGGAAAAGAAGCATACAAGCTCGAGCGGCTAAATGGCAAAGAAATCTTAAGGACATGGAATGTCGCCAACTTACGATGA